One part of the Solea solea chromosome 16, fSolSol10.1, whole genome shotgun sequence genome encodes these proteins:
- the mrm2 gene encoding LOW QUALITY PROTEIN: rRNA methyltransferase 2, mitochondrial (The sequence of the model RefSeq protein was modified relative to this genomic sequence to represent the inferred CDS: substituted 1 base at 1 genomic stop codon) gives MWCVSLQRRRFHSCLCLMKNVGGKTAAEQRWLTRQRKDPYVKAXHALNFRCRSAFKLLEIDDKFRLLQPGHSVVDCGAAPGAWSQVAVHRVNSTGTDPELPRGTVVGIDLLNIPALDGAHFLSSHDVTAPPTHAKLLELLPKGQAHIILSDMAPNASGFREMDHERLTTMCLSLIDLAEKILQPGGSLLCKYWDGFFVQKLQDNLSSVFGSVRTLKPHASRKDSAERYFLARMYKKPVKRK, from the exons ATGTGGTGCGTGTCGCTGCAGAGGAGACGTTTCCACTCGTGTCTGTGTTTAATGAAGAATGTCGGTGGTAAAACCGCGGCGGAGCAGCGCTGGCTCACGCGGCAGCGCAAGGACCCGTACGTCAAAGCTTGACACGCGCTTAACTTCCGGTGCCGAAGCGCCTTCAAGCTGCTGGAGATTGACGACAAGTTCAGGCTGTTACAGCCCGGACACAGCGTGGTGGACTGCGGGGCTGCGCCCGGAGCCTGGAGCCAGGTGGCTGTGCACAGGGTCAACTCAACCGGGACAG ATCCAGAGCTACCACGTGGAACCGTTGTTGGCATTGATCTGCTGAACATCCCTGCTCTGGATGGTGCCCACTTCCTGTCCAGCCACGACGTCACGGCGCCCCCAACACACGCcaagctgctggagctgcttcCTAAGGGCCAGGCTCACATCATCCTGAGCGACATGGCGCCAAACGCCAGTGGTTTCCGAGAGATGGACCACGAGAGACTCACCACGATGTGTTTGTCTCTGATAGACTTGGCTGAGAAGATCTTACAGCCGGGAGGCTCTCTACTGTGCAAATACTGGGACGGGTTCTTCGTCCAGAAACTCCAGGACAATCTCTCAAGTGTATTTGGCAGCGTTCGGACTTTAAAGCCACACGCCAGTAGAAAGGATTCAGCGGAGAGATACTTCCTGGCTAGAATGTACAAGAAGCCAGTGAAGAGAAAGTAG